A stretch of Paenibacillus peoriae DNA encodes these proteins:
- a CDS encoding glycoside hydrolase family 43 protein, with amino-acid sequence MMIQNPILKGFNPDPCITRALDTYYIVVSSFEWLPGVRVYQSKDLAHWEHCTDILTDQVDLRGNPKNCSIWAPQLSYADNLFYLLYTDVKSTKRPFKDVHNFVMTAPTIQGPWSEPVYLNSSGFDPSLFHDDDGRKWLLNALWDYRMLESNKSSGIVMQEYDSKQQQLIGEPVKIFDCTPLKKTEAPHIYKQNGYYYLVTAEGGTGTGHAVTVARSKQITGPYEVDPHNPMLTSRDRQDFPLQCAGHGSLVQTPDGEWYMAHLCTRPVEGKYAILGRETALQQVYWNDEGWLRLTAGGHTPQLEVPAPQGTISVKQEQKSNIFEDFFEGALLDKTWNTLRILANESWCSLSQRPGYLRIHAGESIQSLFQHHVLAIRQTDHHFRVETALEYQPTSYLQMAGLLLYLNEEDYLYAYISYEEGQGKVLRLMRCEANTFTLVPQAITLHDDLPIHLAVEVHASHGQFYYGVGDRPAWKRLFEMQDISFLSGGFTGNFVGIAAHDMQQFQGSYADFSHFLYHGMDHLSS; translated from the coding sequence ATGATGATCCAAAATCCCATATTAAAAGGCTTTAATCCCGATCCGTGTATTACACGAGCCCTGGATACTTACTATATTGTGGTGTCATCGTTTGAGTGGCTGCCTGGAGTACGGGTGTACCAGTCCAAAGATTTGGCCCATTGGGAGCACTGCACAGATATTTTGACCGATCAGGTTGACTTAAGAGGTAATCCTAAAAATTGCAGTATTTGGGCACCACAGCTTAGTTATGCGGATAACCTTTTTTATCTGCTCTATACGGATGTGAAAAGCACCAAACGTCCGTTCAAGGATGTTCATAATTTTGTGATGACGGCGCCTACGATCCAAGGACCGTGGTCGGAACCCGTTTATCTTAATAGTAGCGGATTTGATCCGTCTTTATTTCATGATGATGACGGACGCAAATGGCTGTTGAACGCATTGTGGGATTATCGCATGTTGGAAAGCAATAAATCTTCCGGTATCGTCATGCAGGAGTATGATAGCAAGCAACAACAGCTCATTGGGGAGCCTGTTAAAATCTTTGATTGTACTCCTTTGAAGAAAACAGAAGCGCCTCATATCTACAAGCAAAACGGATATTATTATCTTGTTACAGCGGAAGGCGGAACGGGTACGGGGCATGCCGTTACCGTAGCACGCTCGAAGCAAATAACCGGACCATATGAAGTAGACCCGCACAACCCGATGCTTACATCACGTGATCGACAGGATTTCCCGTTACAATGTGCAGGACATGGCAGTCTTGTACAAACACCGGACGGCGAATGGTACATGGCTCATTTATGCACACGTCCGGTAGAGGGGAAATATGCCATTTTAGGACGGGAAACAGCCTTGCAGCAAGTGTACTGGAATGATGAAGGCTGGCTGCGATTAACCGCGGGGGGCCATACGCCTCAATTGGAGGTGCCTGCACCTCAAGGGACAATTTCGGTTAAGCAAGAGCAAAAGAGTAATATTTTCGAGGATTTTTTCGAGGGAGCCCTATTAGATAAAACGTGGAACACATTGCGTATCCTAGCGAACGAGAGCTGGTGTTCATTAAGTCAGCGCCCGGGCTATCTTCGAATCCATGCTGGGGAATCCATACAAAGTCTGTTCCAGCATCACGTGCTTGCCATTCGGCAAACAGATCATCATTTCCGGGTAGAAACAGCACTGGAGTACCAGCCAACAAGCTATTTGCAGATGGCGGGGCTACTACTGTACCTTAATGAAGAAGATTATTTGTACGCCTATATTAGCTATGAGGAAGGACAAGGGAAGGTACTACGCTTGATGCGATGTGAAGCCAATACATTTACTTTAGTTCCCCAAGCGATTACGCTTCATGACGATCTTCCTATACATTTAGCTGTGGAAGTCCATGCATCCCACGGGCAATTTTATTATGGAGTCGGAGATAGACCTGCTTGGAAGCGACTTTTTGAAATGCAGGATATCAGCTTTTTATCCGGTGGTTTTACAGGGAATTTTGTAGGTATTGCTGCTCATGATATGCAACAGTTCCAAGGAAGCTACGCTGATTTTTCTCATTTCTTATATCATGGTATGGATCATCTTTCCTCATAA
- a CDS encoding YeiH family protein: protein MNSHIQHTKLFSNRGRLFQRIFGIILTMLFALAGYGLNELPGFHYVGPLACAMFLAILYRQLWGYPEAVRSGVEFSAKKILRGAIVLFGLKLNMDVVIHHGLGLLLRDVGTVVFSIFFTVWLAKRFKADASLSLLLGIGTGVCGAAAIAAVSPLLKSKDEDTAIGVGLIALVGTIFAILFTVLRPWLPLTDMQYGIWSGVSLHEIAHVALAAAPAGQDALAMGLLAKLGRVFLLIPLSFVLMVWMKRTGKIRTDAKVEFPWFLIGFMATSVVGSYVFGKYIVVPSSLTNGISQVTTFMLTMAMVGMGLNVSFKALREKAMLPLLVLSVTSIILIGLTFLTV from the coding sequence ATGAATAGTCATATACAACATACCAAATTATTTTCGAACAGAGGGCGATTATTCCAGCGTATATTTGGCATTATCCTCACGATGTTATTTGCTTTGGCAGGCTACGGTCTGAACGAATTGCCAGGCTTTCATTATGTAGGTCCATTGGCTTGTGCCATGTTTCTCGCTATTCTGTACCGACAGTTGTGGGGATACCCTGAAGCTGTGCGCTCAGGGGTTGAGTTTTCAGCAAAGAAAATACTACGCGGAGCGATTGTGTTATTTGGGCTGAAGCTGAATATGGATGTTGTCATTCATCATGGACTGGGTTTACTTTTGCGTGATGTGGGCACCGTTGTATTTTCCATCTTTTTTACGGTTTGGCTGGCAAAACGTTTCAAGGCAGATGCTTCGCTTTCGCTTCTTCTTGGTATTGGAACAGGAGTTTGCGGTGCAGCAGCGATTGCAGCGGTTTCTCCCTTGTTAAAATCCAAAGATGAGGATACAGCCATAGGAGTAGGACTCATTGCCTTGGTTGGTACGATATTTGCCATTTTGTTTACCGTGCTTCGACCCTGGCTTCCTTTGACGGATATGCAATATGGGATCTGGTCGGGCGTCAGTTTACATGAAATTGCACATGTGGCCTTAGCTGCAGCGCCTGCCGGACAGGATGCTCTTGCAATGGGCTTATTAGCCAAACTGGGGCGTGTTTTCTTGCTCATACCGCTCAGCTTTGTTTTAATGGTTTGGATGAAACGAACCGGAAAAATTCGTACAGATGCTAAAGTGGAGTTTCCCTGGTTCCTCATCGGCTTTATGGCTACAAGTGTTGTGGGCAGCTATGTTTTTGGAAAATATATTGTAGTTCCATCTAGTCTGACAAACGGAATTTCTCAAGTTACCACCTTTATGTTAACGATGGCTATGGTAGGTATGGGGCTGAATGTGAGCTTTAAGGCTTTGCGAGAGAAAGCAATGCTTCCCTTACTGGTACTGTCTGTTACCTCGATTATTCTTATAGGTTTAACATTTTTAACAGTATGA
- a CDS encoding pectinesterase family protein codes for MLVGKESFCDFHTIQEAIAVLEQSASNEMETLTILSGIYEEEVRIYRSYLHIIGIGQVEIRMNRYAKERNEAGEEIGTFATPTLFLGGSHLILENLTISNTAGQGEAIGQAVAVYAHCDETVFRNCTFKGHQDTLFTGPLPPAPKERLQFGGIHLKEHHRHYRQLYQHCYIEGTVDFIFGGATAYFEDCEIRSLRHHENQTSYVTAASTPQGQAYGYVFNQCYLTAEPDITPVFLGRPWREYAKTVFVDCKMGDHIDPRGWDNWNNVANEKTVCYQEYNGPDEVATLRKQRVPWADCFEAGTEAWSKEQVFAEVTFWK; via the coding sequence ATGCTAGTTGGAAAAGAATCCTTTTGTGATTTCCATACGATTCAGGAGGCAATTGCTGTATTGGAGCAATCGGCTTCCAATGAAATGGAAACGTTAACTATTTTATCAGGTATTTATGAGGAAGAGGTGCGAATTTACCGTTCGTATCTTCATATTATAGGCATCGGGCAGGTAGAGATTCGAATGAATCGGTATGCCAAGGAGCGGAATGAAGCGGGTGAGGAAATAGGGACCTTTGCGACACCCACTTTATTTTTAGGCGGTAGCCATCTGATCTTGGAAAATCTCACGATTTCCAACACGGCAGGACAGGGAGAAGCCATTGGGCAGGCCGTTGCGGTATACGCTCATTGCGATGAAACGGTCTTTAGAAACTGTACCTTTAAAGGGCACCAGGATACTTTATTTACAGGCCCTCTACCTCCTGCACCGAAAGAACGACTCCAGTTTGGTGGAATCCATTTGAAGGAGCACCATAGACACTATCGGCAGCTCTATCAGCATTGTTATATAGAGGGTACGGTGGACTTTATTTTTGGTGGGGCTACCGCTTATTTTGAAGATTGCGAAATTCGCAGTTTACGCCATCATGAGAACCAAACGAGCTACGTCACAGCCGCCTCTACGCCGCAAGGACAAGCGTATGGCTATGTATTCAACCAATGCTACCTAACTGCAGAGCCTGATATTACCCCGGTTTTTTTGGGCCGTCCGTGGCGGGAATATGCCAAAACCGTATTTGTCGATTGTAAAATGGGCGATCATATTGACCCACGTGGCTGGGACAATTGGAACAATGTTGCGAACGAGAAAACCGTCTGTTATCAGGAATATAACGGACCCGATGAAGTTGCTACGTTACGTAAGCAGCGTGTTCCGTGGGCGGATTGTTTTGAGGCGGGAACAGAAGCATGGAGCAAGGAACAGGTTTTTGCTGAAGTCACATTTTGGAAGTAA
- a CDS encoding glycerol dehydrogenase: MANVVRSITSPKKFISGQNLLSSLNDYIKDYGDKAFVICDEFILERAQKEAGASIEAAGNQVVFEKFQYECTKEEIDRNRELVRKHGSNIIIGIGGGKTLDTAKATAYYEKLPVVIFPTIASTDAPCTALAVIYKKDGSFDEYLFLPTNPDVVLADTGILAAAPARFFAAGIGDALATYFEARACYQANGDNLVLNKPSTTGLGLARLCYDTLLENAVKAKRAVDRKVYTRAVEDTIEATIYLSGVGAESGGLAAAHAIHNGMTAVPSLHKAQHGEKVTFGLLTQLVLENAPKEELETVIKLVKDVGLPLTLRDLGVEEFVEAEWRQVAEAACASNDTMVNMPFPVSPADVYNAIIAANAIAESYQE, encoded by the coding sequence ATGGCAAACGTTGTAAGATCCATCACTTCACCCAAGAAATTTATTTCTGGACAAAATCTGCTCTCGTCGTTAAATGACTATATTAAGGATTATGGCGATAAAGCCTTTGTTATCTGCGATGAGTTCATACTTGAAAGGGCCCAAAAGGAGGCAGGCGCTTCAATTGAAGCAGCTGGTAACCAAGTGGTCTTCGAGAAATTCCAATATGAATGTACAAAAGAAGAGATTGATCGTAACCGCGAATTGGTGCGTAAACATGGTTCGAACATTATCATAGGCATTGGCGGGGGAAAAACATTGGATACCGCTAAGGCAACGGCTTATTATGAAAAGCTGCCTGTTGTTATTTTCCCAACGATTGCTTCTACAGATGCTCCTTGTACCGCGCTTGCGGTTATATACAAAAAAGATGGCTCTTTCGATGAATATCTGTTCCTGCCTACTAATCCAGACGTTGTACTGGCGGATACAGGCATTCTGGCAGCAGCGCCTGCACGTTTCTTTGCAGCTGGAATCGGTGATGCACTGGCTACTTATTTTGAAGCTCGTGCTTGCTATCAGGCCAACGGGGATAACCTGGTTCTGAACAAGCCTTCCACTACAGGGCTGGGACTTGCTCGTCTTTGTTATGATACGTTGCTGGAAAATGCTGTGAAGGCCAAACGTGCGGTGGATCGTAAAGTATATACTCGTGCGGTGGAGGATACGATTGAAGCTACCATTTATCTGAGCGGTGTTGGTGCAGAATCAGGTGGATTGGCAGCAGCACACGCCATTCATAATGGTATGACGGCTGTTCCTTCGCTTCATAAAGCACAGCATGGTGAGAAAGTCACATTCGGTTTGTTAACCCAGCTAGTGCTGGAAAATGCACCGAAAGAAGAACTGGAAACCGTGATTAAACTGGTTAAGGATGTAGGCCTTCCATTGACACTTCGTGACTTGGGTGTAGAGGAATTTGTTGAGGCTGAATGGCGCCAAGTGGCTGAAGCTGCTTGTGCATCGAATGATACAATGGTCAACATGCCGTTCCCGGTTAGTCCTGCTGACGTGTACAATGCAATCATTGCAGCGAATGCAATAGCAGAATCCTATCAAGAATAG
- a CDS encoding cupin domain-containing protein, producing MNSYMDYTSPTVQFTYDLRDNVLFQKDAQNSINELSIQQLNTLANVSLLDIRLSTANVVEPHYHQNATELVYCISGAVTVSLINPFTRELRHFPITPGQVANVPQGWWHYLVATMDNTHLLTIFDAPTPEFILGSDILRLTPNNIMAHTYCLDENKVEEALVPIKKPVIIGPPNDCKQQPPRKPGIHVRLADTSPHYQAVPQRDYAYTNGYPGFSFNPYQE from the coding sequence GTGAATTCATATATGGATTACACCTCTCCTACTGTACAATTCACCTATGATTTAAGAGACAATGTTTTGTTTCAGAAGGATGCTCAAAATTCGATCAACGAGCTGTCGATCCAGCAGCTGAATACATTGGCAAATGTATCGCTGCTGGATATTCGCCTCAGCACTGCTAATGTTGTGGAGCCTCACTATCATCAAAATGCCACAGAACTGGTCTACTGCATCTCTGGAGCCGTAACCGTGTCACTGATTAACCCCTTTACCCGCGAGTTACGGCATTTTCCGATCACACCTGGCCAAGTGGCTAACGTCCCTCAAGGATGGTGGCATTATCTGGTCGCCACGATGGATAACACTCATTTGTTGACGATTTTTGATGCCCCGACCCCTGAATTTATACTGGGATCTGACATTTTGCGCCTAACGCCAAATAACATTATGGCTCATACTTACTGCCTGGATGAGAATAAGGTTGAGGAAGCGCTCGTCCCTATTAAAAAGCCTGTCATCATCGGTCCTCCCAATGACTGCAAGCAGCAGCCCCCCCGAAAACCTGGGATACATGTGAGGCTTGCTGATACTTCACCACACTATCAAGCCGTCCCCCAAAGAGATTACGCCTATACTAACGGATATCCTGGCTTCTCTTTTAATCCCTATCAAGAATAG
- a CDS encoding ketoacyl-ACP synthase III produces the protein MSHIKIKALGVYHPSHSLDNEYYVRHFDERGKDIRRFMEHMGRRQRYIIDDPNENGLTMGIAAAQKALEQAGMTGRDVDMIVFSTQVPESLFPMNALFVHHAIGARHDVAVMDSNANCAGMTVAVDQASRSMLSNPDVRTALIIGSDYNSLISGPEDEITYANYGDAACAVILERTEEDTGFIDSMYFTDPVNIDKILYPAQGLAATLQRNAPGKYIQWLPFDANMALPPTFDLLERILKKNGLSPQDVRAYCLSQFSLANVLKIRDHLELEDAQMIYVGDRYGYTGTSSPFIALHEGIESGRIRRGDYVLFWTIGAGYQLVAMLFKY, from the coding sequence ATGAGCCATATCAAAATAAAAGCACTGGGTGTGTACCATCCGTCCCATTCGTTGGATAACGAATACTATGTTCGCCATTTTGACGAGCGGGGCAAGGATATTCGACGTTTCATGGAGCATATGGGCAGAAGACAGCGTTATATCATTGATGACCCGAACGAAAACGGTTTAACCATGGGAATTGCGGCTGCACAAAAAGCTCTGGAACAGGCTGGTATGACAGGCCGTGACGTGGATATGATCGTGTTCTCCACTCAAGTTCCTGAGTCACTGTTTCCGATGAATGCCTTGTTTGTTCACCATGCGATTGGGGCCAGACATGATGTGGCCGTGATGGATTCCAACGCGAATTGTGCAGGGATGACAGTCGCTGTCGATCAAGCCAGTCGGTCGATGTTATCTAATCCTGACGTGCGGACAGCGCTTATTATCGGGTCGGATTATAATTCACTCATTTCCGGTCCGGAGGATGAGATTACTTATGCGAACTATGGAGATGCTGCATGTGCGGTTATTTTGGAGCGTACAGAAGAAGACACCGGATTTATAGATTCTATGTATTTTACGGACCCAGTCAATATAGATAAAATTTTGTACCCGGCTCAGGGGTTAGCGGCAACACTCCAAAGGAATGCCCCCGGAAAATATATTCAGTGGCTTCCGTTCGATGCTAATATGGCCTTGCCTCCTACATTTGATCTGCTTGAACGCATTTTAAAAAAGAATGGGCTATCGCCTCAGGATGTACGGGCTTATTGTCTGTCTCAGTTCTCGTTAGCAAATGTATTAAAGATTCGGGATCACTTGGAGCTAGAGGATGCCCAAATGATTTATGTGGGTGATCGATATGGTTACACAGGAACCAGTAGCCCGTTCATTGCTCTACATGAAGGTATTGAATCGGGTCGTATCCGGCGCGGTGATTATGTGCTGTTCTGGACGATTGGAGCTGGGTATCAGCTGGTTGCTATGTTGTTTAAATATTAG
- a CDS encoding cell wall hydrolase — translation MKKLSILILSCACMLGTVFSAAPGQAQAQSSALKKGVQSERVLELQQQLHSLGYFKAGFTGYYGSLTSKAVTRFQRDKGLTPDGVAGAATQAKLKSFGKVRVTALDQLARIIYSEARGESFEGQVAVGAVVLNRVQSGEFPSSIPDVILQPGQFTAVQDGQYRLKPNKTAYRAARQALNGADPTNGSLFYYNPAIATAKWSKSRPAVISLGRHTFTN, via the coding sequence ATGAAAAAATTATCTATTTTAATCCTGTCCTGCGCATGTATGTTAGGTACTGTATTTTCAGCCGCACCAGGACAAGCACAAGCACAATCGTCAGCTTTGAAGAAAGGGGTTCAAAGCGAACGGGTGCTGGAGCTTCAACAGCAGCTTCATTCGCTCGGTTATTTCAAAGCCGGGTTTACTGGGTACTATGGTTCTCTGACCAGTAAAGCGGTGACTCGTTTTCAACGGGATAAGGGTCTGACACCTGATGGAGTAGCCGGAGCGGCTACACAAGCCAAGCTGAAATCCTTCGGTAAGGTGCGCGTAACCGCGCTGGATCAACTGGCTCGTATCATTTATTCTGAGGCGCGCGGAGAATCGTTTGAAGGTCAAGTGGCTGTCGGCGCTGTCGTATTAAACCGTGTTCAGTCCGGCGAGTTTCCAAGCTCGATCCCGGACGTTATTTTGCAGCCTGGCCAATTCACCGCTGTACAGGATGGACAATACCGCCTGAAACCCAACAAGACTGCGTACCGCGCAGCCAGACAGGCACTTAATGGTGCTGATCCGACCAATGGGTCCTTGTTTTATTACAACCCGGCCATTGCCACAGCCAAATGGAGTAAAAGTCGCCCGGCTGTCATCTCACTCGGTCGCCATACGTTTACGAATTAA
- a CDS encoding LysR family transcriptional regulator, which yields MDQSLIVFVRVAEKQNFTRAAEVLHMTQPAVSQYIQMLERSVGTRLLERSNKYVRLTKAGEIVYHHAQEIIRLHTRMQYLVDELMHTAKGNLSIGASYTYGEYVLPHVIAQMRIQYPLIQPSITIGNTLEIEKLVIHNQLDVGIIEGEFQHDHLHIESFADDRMYIVVPQNHRLAGKSQVDINELHEDIWILREEGSGTREAAEKMFAQLRFYPSHMMNFGSTQIIKESVEAGLGISLLSQWVIQKELALGTLEVLDILNLPFIRKFSFLTPSAVFETKACTAFLEVLRSYNVKR from the coding sequence TTGGACCAATCTTTAATCGTATTTGTTAGGGTCGCAGAGAAACAAAACTTCACACGAGCTGCCGAGGTATTACACATGACCCAACCTGCGGTAAGTCAGTATATTCAAATGCTGGAACGTAGCGTAGGAACCCGTCTCCTGGAGCGTAGTAATAAATATGTGCGCTTAACCAAAGCAGGTGAAATTGTGTATCATCATGCCCAGGAGATTATCCGACTCCATACACGTATGCAGTACTTGGTGGATGAGCTAATGCATACGGCAAAGGGTAACCTGTCTATTGGTGCAAGCTACACGTATGGCGAATATGTGCTGCCGCATGTGATTGCGCAAATGAGAATCCAGTATCCACTCATTCAGCCCTCCATTACCATCGGCAATACATTGGAAATTGAAAAGCTCGTGATCCATAATCAACTGGATGTGGGGATTATCGAAGGAGAATTTCAGCATGACCATCTACACATTGAATCATTTGCTGATGATCGAATGTATATCGTCGTTCCGCAAAATCATCGTTTGGCTGGTAAATCTCAAGTGGATATAAATGAGCTGCATGAGGACATCTGGATTCTGCGGGAAGAAGGCTCTGGAACCCGGGAGGCGGCTGAAAAGATGTTTGCACAGCTTCGATTTTATCCTTCTCATATGATGAATTTTGGCAGTACACAGATCATCAAAGAGTCTGTAGAAGCAGGCTTGGGGATTTCTTTGCTGTCCCAATGGGTCATTCAGAAGGAACTTGCTTTGGGAACATTAGAAGTATTGGATATTCTCAATCTCCCGTTCATTCGGAAATTTTCTTTTCTGACCCCTTCTGCAGTATTTGAGACGAAAGCATGCACCGCTTTTTTGGAGGTTTTGCGAAGTTATAATGTGAAAAGATAA
- a CDS encoding GNAT family N-acetyltransferase: MKIENLFYGERIKLAAVREEDAEVMFKWGEDAKYLRNVDTDLALPYTLKQMESEGSPRSNEVYFRLRTLADDVLIGFVAIHGIEWNNRSGQLAIGIGNTEYRGKGFGAEAVGLILRYAFYELNLNRVGLDVIEYNTQAIRTYEKAGFQLEGRVRSAVLRDGNSYDRIMMGILYSEWSSTVQV, encoded by the coding sequence ATTAAGATCGAAAATTTATTTTATGGAGAACGAATAAAGCTGGCCGCAGTCAGGGAAGAAGATGCCGAAGTGATGTTCAAATGGGGTGAGGATGCGAAGTATCTGCGAAATGTAGATACGGATTTAGCGCTTCCTTACACGTTGAAACAGATGGAGTCAGAAGGATCTCCCAGATCTAACGAGGTCTATTTTCGATTAAGAACATTGGCAGATGATGTCCTGATCGGATTTGTTGCTATCCACGGGATTGAGTGGAATAATCGCAGCGGACAACTGGCAATAGGTATAGGTAATACGGAGTACCGTGGCAAGGGCTTTGGGGCAGAAGCTGTAGGTCTCATTCTTCGGTATGCGTTTTATGAGCTCAATTTAAATCGGGTCGGCTTGGATGTGATTGAGTACAATACACAAGCGATCCGAACTTATGAGAAGGCGGGGTTCCAGCTTGAGGGTAGAGTTCGTTCCGCTGTTCTTCGTGATGGCAACAGTTATGATCGTATCATGATGGGTATCCTGTATTCTGAATGGAGCTCGACTGTTCAAGTATAA
- a CDS encoding GH25 family lysozyme: MKKICLFAFLFLFLLAFPRESHAASSSSHLQLDGKDISVGKGVQIQEVKGNILVPLRLIVEELGYSVNWESKTGTITIHKQNLNLSLQVNNPMASVNDHQMGLAVAPLLREGTTYVPLRFVSEQTGVDVVWNNELKTVFLTTPPASSGNSESTHDHSATPAVSNPKESARTAINQISFANHQLTIAVNGKVTPKVTTLTHADRIVVDIPDTKFAEEFLASQSFDNSGQGSFPVTEDPDVSQVRYSMFSTTPASVRIVVDLNNSTPFHILNADDGKVVIALDQETEEPSTTENVLPTIPVAPVISSDGHAQGIDVSHYNGNIDWQQVAAAGKTFAFIKATEGTKYQDNQFLINVQGAREANILVGAYHFLNATTADGARQEAANFARALDSAGGRLDLPPVMDYENNPKGLTPAQINEVAHAFLDEMERLTGRQPIVYTGNVFASKFDPTFSMYKLWVARYSTTQKPTAVPAWNNWWAWQYSSTGSVPGIRGQVDLDEYNGTIDELRASLGGELD; the protein is encoded by the coding sequence ATGAAGAAAATTTGTTTATTTGCTTTTTTGTTTCTGTTTCTACTAGCATTTCCAAGAGAGAGTCACGCTGCCTCTTCGAGTTCACATCTTCAGTTAGACGGTAAAGATATAAGTGTTGGCAAAGGTGTTCAGATTCAAGAAGTAAAGGGGAATATACTGGTTCCACTCCGTCTCATTGTAGAGGAATTGGGTTATAGCGTGAATTGGGAGTCCAAGACAGGGACCATAACTATACATAAGCAAAATCTTAACCTCAGTCTTCAGGTCAACAATCCCATGGCCTCTGTTAATGATCATCAAATGGGATTGGCTGTAGCGCCTTTGCTTAGAGAGGGGACGACTTATGTTCCGCTTCGCTTTGTATCCGAACAGACAGGGGTTGATGTGGTCTGGAACAACGAGCTTAAAACCGTGTTCCTGACGACTCCACCTGCTTCAAGCGGGAATAGCGAGTCCACTCATGATCATTCTGCTACTCCAGCTGTAAGTAATCCTAAAGAGAGTGCGCGCACGGCTATAAACCAAATTAGCTTCGCTAATCACCAATTGACTATAGCTGTTAATGGAAAAGTAACCCCCAAAGTAACTACGTTGACTCATGCAGACCGTATTGTTGTAGACATACCGGATACAAAGTTTGCTGAGGAATTTCTAGCATCGCAATCATTTGACAATAGTGGACAAGGAAGTTTTCCAGTCACAGAAGATCCAGATGTTTCCCAAGTAAGATATTCCATGTTTAGTACAACTCCCGCATCGGTACGTATTGTGGTTGATCTTAATAACAGCACACCTTTTCATATACTCAATGCAGATGATGGTAAGGTTGTTATAGCATTGGATCAGGAAACGGAGGAGCCATCAACTACCGAGAACGTTTTACCTACCATACCTGTTGCACCTGTGATTTCTTCCGATGGACACGCGCAAGGGATTGACGTCTCACACTATAATGGCAATATTGATTGGCAGCAAGTGGCAGCGGCAGGTAAAACATTTGCTTTTATTAAAGCTACAGAGGGCACAAAATATCAAGATAATCAATTTTTGATAAATGTACAGGGTGCCAGAGAGGCTAACATCTTGGTTGGCGCTTACCACTTTTTGAACGCAACTACCGCGGATGGAGCTCGTCAGGAAGCTGCTAACTTTGCTAGGGCTCTAGATTCAGCAGGAGGCAGGCTGGATCTGCCCCCTGTGATGGACTATGAAAATAACCCCAAAGGTCTTACTCCTGCACAAATTAATGAAGTGGCTCATGCCTTTTTGGATGAAATGGAGAGGCTTACCGGACGTCAGCCGATCGTATACACGGGTAATGTCTTTGCTTCCAAGTTTGATCCTACATTTTCTATGTATAAACTGTGGGTAGCCCGATACAGCACTACGCAAAAGCCGACCGCGGTTCCAGCTTGGAATAACTGGTGGGCTTGGCAGTACAGTAGCACAGGCAGTGTTCCGGGTATTCGAGGCCAAGTGGATTTGGATGAATACAACGGAACGATAGATGAACTCCGGGCTTCACTTGGAGGAGAGCTCGATTAG
- a CDS encoding DUF2642 domain-containing protein, protein MNSNQMLNYNVNQPFPHHPTSHHVVVHPVDPYVVETLKSVIGKYVVLETTRGRIDGCVVDCKPDHVILDVYGKKFFVRISEIVWIMPN, encoded by the coding sequence TTGAATTCAAATCAAATGCTCAATTACAACGTTAATCAACCTTTTCCTCACCATCCTACCTCTCATCACGTCGTGGTGCACCCTGTAGATCCATACGTCGTAGAAACATTAAAATCGGTGATCGGCAAGTACGTTGTACTTGAGACCACTCGTGGCAGAATTGATGGATGCGTAGTTGATTGTAAGCCCGACCATGTTATTTTAGATGTATATGGGAAAAAATTCTTTGTTCGAATCAGCGAAATCGTATGGATCATGCCCAACTAA